The following are encoded together in the Streptomyces flavofungini genome:
- a CDS encoding PTS ascorbate transporter subunit IIC: MDWLVSVAKFLVNEILSQPAYLIGLITAAGLIALRKSAGQVLGGAIKATLGFLLIGAGAGLVVAALAPLGEMIQGSTGAHGVIPTNEAIVGIAQAEYGSRVAWLMILGFAVSLVLARFTPLRYVFLTGHHMLFMATLLTMVLATAGQRSWVVVVVGGVLLGIMLVAMPAFAHPWTKRVTGNNTVAIGHFGTAGYVVAGATGQVVGRRSRSTEDMKLPEGLRFLRDSMVATALSMVLIYLIMSLVFLAKVGKESAFKAFATDGGPAASDVGAYVMQSIMQGLQFGIAVAVILFGVRTILGELVPAFQGIANRVVPGAVPSLDAPIVFPYAQNAVLIGFISSFVGGLISLGLLAWIFEPAFGLALVLPGLVPHFFTGGAAGVYGNATGGRRGAVLGAFLNGVLITFLPALLLKVLGAFGEENTTFGDADFGWFGSLVGNAAKAGTVGGAILMLVIGAVVLAGAIVMQKRVVETGWDPGARRDALLGHAAAGGAGAGTGPDAGAGPTTTYAKIAPPPGAPKPPPPPGQDG; the protein is encoded by the coding sequence GTGGACTGGCTGGTCTCCGTAGCGAAGTTCCTGGTCAACGAAATCCTCAGCCAGCCCGCGTACCTGATCGGGCTGATCACCGCCGCCGGCCTGATCGCCCTGCGCAAGTCGGCGGGCCAAGTGCTCGGCGGGGCGATCAAGGCGACCCTCGGCTTCCTGCTGATCGGCGCGGGCGCCGGGCTCGTCGTGGCCGCGCTCGCCCCGCTGGGCGAGATGATCCAGGGCTCGACGGGCGCGCACGGCGTGATCCCGACGAACGAGGCCATCGTCGGCATCGCCCAGGCCGAGTACGGGTCCCGGGTCGCCTGGCTGATGATCCTCGGCTTCGCCGTCAGCCTGGTCCTCGCCCGCTTCACACCGCTGCGCTACGTCTTCCTGACCGGCCATCACATGCTGTTCATGGCCACGCTGTTGACGATGGTGCTCGCGACCGCCGGACAGCGCTCCTGGGTCGTGGTCGTCGTCGGCGGCGTCCTGCTCGGCATCATGCTGGTCGCGATGCCCGCCTTCGCGCACCCCTGGACCAAGCGCGTCACCGGCAACAACACCGTCGCGATCGGGCACTTCGGCACCGCCGGGTACGTCGTCGCCGGTGCGACCGGGCAGGTCGTCGGCCGCCGCAGCCGGTCCACGGAGGACATGAAGCTGCCGGAGGGCCTGCGCTTCCTGCGGGACTCCATGGTCGCGACGGCGCTGTCCATGGTCCTCATCTACCTGATCATGTCCCTGGTGTTCCTCGCGAAGGTCGGCAAGGAGAGCGCCTTCAAGGCGTTCGCGACCGACGGCGGCCCCGCCGCGTCCGACGTCGGCGCGTACGTCATGCAATCGATCATGCAGGGGCTGCAGTTCGGCATCGCCGTCGCCGTCATCCTTTTCGGCGTCCGCACGATCCTCGGCGAGCTGGTGCCCGCCTTCCAGGGCATCGCGAACCGCGTCGTGCCCGGCGCGGTGCCGTCCCTGGACGCGCCGATCGTGTTCCCGTACGCGCAGAACGCCGTCCTCATCGGCTTCATCTCCAGCTTCGTCGGCGGCCTGATCAGCCTCGGCCTGCTCGCCTGGATCTTCGAGCCCGCCTTCGGCCTCGCCCTGGTCCTGCCCGGGCTCGTGCCGCACTTCTTCACGGGCGGCGCCGCCGGGGTCTACGGCAACGCGACGGGCGGACGGCGCGGCGCCGTCCTCGGCGCTTTCCTCAACGGCGTCCTCATCACCTTCCTGCCCGCGCTGCTCCTGAAGGTCCTCGGCGCCTTCGGCGAGGAGAACACCACGTTCGGCGACGCGGACTTCGGCTGGTTCGGCTCGCTCGTGGGCAACGCGGCCAAGGCGGGCACCGTGGGCGGCGCGATCCTGATGCTGGTGATCGGCGCGGTGGTCCTGGCGGGCGCGATCGTCATGCAGAAGCGGGTCGTGGAGACCGGCTGGGACCCCGGCGCCCGCCGCGACGCACTTCTCGGCCACGCGGCGGCCGGGGGTGCCGGGGCCGGCACCGGGCCCGATGCCGGGGCGGGCCCGACGACGACGTACGCGAAGATCGCCCCGCCGCCGGGCGCGCCCAAGCCCCCGCCGCCGCCCGGACAGGACGGCTGA
- a CDS encoding SLC13 family permease yields MADHLIAIGALVLIFTLSTFTSVHMGALALVAAFAVGSSVAGENADDVFGGFPGDLFVVLVGVTFLFAIAKNNGTIEWLVHAATRAVRGRIALIPWVMFLITATLTAVGAVVPAAVGVIAPIGMSFCVRYGISPLLMGLLVINGASAGGFSPAGVFGSITNGVIERNDLPGDPGLLFLMSFLFNVALSVVAYFLFGGRSLLGRRAEDGRGGLGTGVGGAPATETAGGADGPPTAPAGSAPAPAPGGTTTVTFAPATADVVPRLDRARVLTLLGLLGMVAGALFLDYNVGLMAFTVVVLLTLVDADAAKGAVDRCAWSTVLLVCGVVTFVGVMERMGTITWLGDSVAQIDSPLLGALLICLIGAVVSAFASTTGILGALIPLAVPFLMDGQVGAVGLIIALAVSSSVVDSSPLSTSGALVTANAPEEQRPQVFGALMKWGMSMALVAPPATWALFVVPGQG; encoded by the coding sequence ATGGCAGACCATCTCATCGCGATCGGCGCACTGGTACTCATCTTCACCCTCTCCACCTTCACCTCCGTCCACATGGGGGCCCTCGCCCTCGTCGCCGCCTTCGCCGTCGGCTCGTCCGTCGCCGGCGAGAACGCGGACGACGTCTTCGGCGGCTTCCCGGGCGACCTCTTCGTCGTGCTCGTCGGCGTCACCTTCCTCTTCGCCATAGCGAAGAACAACGGCACCATCGAATGGCTCGTGCACGCGGCGACGCGCGCCGTCAGGGGGCGCATCGCGCTCATCCCCTGGGTCATGTTCCTCATCACCGCCACCCTCACCGCCGTGGGCGCGGTCGTGCCCGCGGCCGTCGGCGTCATCGCCCCCATCGGCATGAGCTTCTGCGTCCGCTACGGGATCAGTCCGCTGCTCATGGGCCTCCTGGTGATCAACGGCGCGAGCGCGGGCGGCTTCTCCCCCGCCGGCGTCTTCGGCAGCATCACCAACGGCGTCATCGAGCGCAACGACCTGCCGGGCGACCCCGGGCTGCTGTTCCTGATGTCGTTCCTGTTCAACGTCGCGCTCAGTGTCGTCGCGTACTTCCTGTTCGGAGGGCGGAGCCTGCTCGGGCGGCGGGCGGAGGACGGGAGGGGCGGCTTGGGCACGGGGGTCGGGGGCGCCCCGGCGACCGAGACGGCCGGAGGCGCCGACGGCCCGCCCACGGCTCCCGCGGGCTCCGCGCCCGCCCCCGCCCCCGGCGGCACCACCACGGTGACCTTCGCTCCCGCAACCGCCGACGTCGTCCCTCGCCTCGACCGTGCGCGCGTCCTGACCCTGCTCGGGCTGCTCGGCATGGTGGCGGGCGCCCTCTTCCTGGACTACAACGTCGGCCTGATGGCCTTCACGGTGGTCGTGCTCCTCACCCTCGTCGACGCCGACGCGGCGAAGGGCGCCGTCGACCGCTGCGCGTGGTCGACCGTGCTGCTCGTCTGCGGTGTCGTCACGTTCGTGGGCGTGATGGAGCGCATGGGCACCATCACCTGGCTCGGCGACAGCGTCGCGCAGATCGACTCACCGCTCCTGGGCGCCCTGTTGATCTGCCTCATCGGGGCCGTCGTGTCCGCCTTCGCCTCCACCACCGGCATCCTCGGCGCCCTGATCCCGCTCGCCGTACCGTTCCTCATGGACGGTCAGGTCGGGGCGGTCGGCCTCATCATCGCCCTCGCCGTGTCCTCGTCGGTCGTCGACTCCTCGCCGCTGTCCACGAGCGGGGCGCTGGTGACCGCCAACGCCCCGGAGGAGCAACGCCCGCAGGTGTTCGGCGCGCTCATGAAGTGGGGCATGTCGATGGCGCTCGTCGCGCCGCCGGCCACCTGGGCACTGTTCGTGGTGCCGGGGCAGGGCTGA
- a CDS encoding IclR family transcriptional regulator, with the protein MQNVLNTLRVLEELAVRQPVGVADLARAMELPKSTVQRALGTLHTAGWIKQTGTPTRWTLTTKALLIGRQATGELDLRDVAVPVMEGLRRTVDETVHLAVAEGERVVLVERLETTQPVRIVLPLGQHLSGHASANGKAILAARSPEAVERYLTQGLTRFTDTTIDDPAALRAELETVRARGYALNQGEWRDDVSAVAAPVLGPDGSPVAGVSINMPSSRCDRDRLVELGEHVRAAARKISTALGHQAPDAARAS; encoded by the coding sequence GTGCAGAACGTCCTGAACACCTTGCGCGTACTGGAGGAGCTCGCGGTGCGCCAGCCCGTGGGCGTGGCCGATCTGGCCCGCGCCATGGAGCTGCCGAAGAGCACCGTCCAGCGGGCGCTCGGCACCCTGCACACGGCGGGCTGGATCAAGCAGACAGGCACCCCCACCCGCTGGACGCTCACGACGAAGGCGCTGCTCATCGGGCGGCAGGCCACCGGGGAGCTGGACCTGCGGGACGTCGCCGTGCCGGTGATGGAGGGACTGCGGCGCACGGTGGACGAGACGGTGCACCTGGCCGTCGCGGAGGGCGAGCGGGTCGTGCTCGTGGAGCGCCTGGAGACGACCCAGCCGGTGCGGATCGTGCTGCCGCTCGGCCAGCACCTCTCCGGCCACGCTTCCGCCAACGGCAAGGCGATCCTGGCGGCCCGCTCCCCCGAGGCCGTCGAGCGCTATCTCACCCAGGGGCTCACGCGGTTCACGGACACGACGATCGACGATCCGGCCGCGCTGCGCGCCGAATTGGAGACGGTCCGCGCCCGCGGCTACGCCCTCAATCAGGGCGAATGGCGCGACGACGTCTCCGCTGTCGCCGCCCCCGTGCTCGGCCCCGACGGCTCGCCGGTGGCCGGCGTCAGCATCAACATGCCGAGCAGCCGCTGCGACCGCGACCGGCTCGTCGAACTGGGCGAACACGTGCGCGCGGCGGCCCGGAAGATCAGCACGGCACTCGGCCACCAGGCACCGGACGCGGCCCGCGCGAGCTGA
- a CDS encoding pyridoxal-phosphate-dependent aminotransferase family protein, with protein sequence MTVRTGRHFLQIPGPTNVPDRVLRAMSAPTVDHRGPEFAGLARRVLAALKPVFGTAGPVVVYPSSGTGAWEAALVNTLSPGDRVLCFETGHFATLWRDMAQSLGLEVEFVPGDWRHGASPEAAAHHLDADPAHTIKAVCVVHNETSTGVTSRVPEIRAALDAAGHPALLLVDTVSSLGSIEYRHDAWGVDVTVTGSQKGLMLPPGLGFNAVSDKALAAARTSRLPKSYWDWGPVVDANEAGFFPSTPATNLLFGLDEALLMLAEEGLEQVWARHARHAAATRAAVRGWGLDVLCADEREHSGSLTAVLLPDGQDADAVRKIVLERFDMSLGTGLGRLAGKVFRIGHLGHFNDLTLAGTLAGVQMGLELAGIPVGRDGVAAALDHLRVH encoded by the coding sequence ATGACAGTCAGGACCGGACGCCACTTTCTCCAGATACCCGGACCGACGAACGTCCCCGACCGGGTCCTTCGGGCCATGTCCGCCCCCACCGTCGACCACCGCGGGCCCGAGTTCGCAGGCCTCGCCCGCCGCGTGCTCGCAGCCCTGAAGCCGGTGTTCGGCACCGCGGGCCCGGTGGTCGTCTACCCGTCGTCGGGCACCGGCGCCTGGGAGGCCGCCCTGGTCAACACGCTCAGCCCGGGCGACCGCGTGCTGTGCTTCGAGACCGGGCACTTCGCCACGCTCTGGCGCGACATGGCCCAGTCCCTGGGTCTGGAGGTCGAGTTCGTCCCGGGCGACTGGCGCCACGGCGCGTCGCCCGAGGCAGCGGCCCACCACCTGGACGCCGACCCGGCCCACACCATCAAGGCGGTCTGCGTCGTCCACAATGAGACGTCCACCGGCGTCACCAGCCGCGTCCCGGAGATCCGCGCCGCCCTCGACGCCGCCGGACACCCCGCCCTGCTCCTGGTCGACACGGTCTCCTCGCTGGGCTCCATCGAGTACCGGCACGACGCCTGGGGCGTCGACGTGACGGTCACCGGATCCCAGAAGGGGCTGATGCTGCCGCCGGGCCTCGGCTTCAACGCCGTCAGCGACAAGGCGCTCGCGGCCGCGCGTACGTCCCGGCTGCCCAAGTCCTACTGGGACTGGGGGCCGGTCGTCGACGCGAACGAGGCCGGGTTCTTCCCCTCCACCCCGGCCACCAACCTCCTGTTCGGCCTCGACGAGGCACTGCTGATGCTCGCGGAGGAAGGCCTCGAACAGGTCTGGGCCCGGCACGCCCGGCACGCCGCCGCCACCCGCGCGGCCGTGCGCGGCTGGGGCCTCGACGTGCTGTGCGCCGACGAGCGCGAGCACTCCGGTTCGCTCACCGCCGTGCTCCTGCCCGACGGCCAGGACGCCGACGCCGTACGGAAGATCGTCCTCGAGCGGTTCGACATGTCGCTCGGCACCGGCCTCGGCCGCCTCGCGGGCAAGGTCTTCCGCATCGGCCACCTCGGCCACTTCAACGACCTCACCCTCGCCGGGACGCTGGCCGGTGTGCAGATGGGGCTCGAACTCGCCGGGATCCCCGTCGGCCGTGACGGCGTCGCGGCGGCCCTCGATCACCTCCGCGTCCACTGA
- a CDS encoding FAD-binding and (Fe-S)-binding domain-containing protein yields the protein MTTSTESTEAERDALGGDLARRLRADLDGEVRFDDYSRHLFARDASMYAITPLGVVFPRHAEDVQAVVAAAAEYGVSVVPRGAGTSLAGQTTGPGIVLDLSRHLRRIIALEPDGRTALVEAGVVQDQLNRAAAPHGLMFGPDTSTSNRATIGGMIGNNSAGSGSLRYGMTIDHVRALDVVLSDASTAHLAPLTAHEHADRARGTGLDGRVHRELPALLASNADAIAAGFPGHWRRAGGYRLDRLAREDTPFDLAKFVVGSEGTLAIGIRALVDLVPKPTRTAFAVGHFTSVAGAIEATQDALACDPAAVELMDRTILDLSRQKIEYASLATVLEGDPDALLFVSFTGDDERELLASVQRLTKLWRRHGHGYHTLAAVTPADQAALLKVRKSSLGLLMAASEGTRRPLAFIEDTAVDPVHLSAYTARLKKVLDRHGLTAGFYGHCSVGCLHIRPFLDVADPAQRQTMRAVAEEIKDLVTEYGGVNSSEHGDGLARSEFNRALFGDDLYEAMRAVKGLFDPDNRLNPGKIVDAPAMTDHLRDAALPPAPGLRTRLDFEVAGGMRAAADRCMNIGLCRKSDVGAMCPSYMATRNEEDSTRGRAGALVKALSAPDPHRALGDERLHEVLDLCLMCKACKSECPLGVDMASLKAEALAHHHDEHGTPLRSRIFGAIRLLNRLGSATAPVSNLPGRIPLLRRLLHRTVGITPHRPLPRYTRRNLVRWFTRRPAAVASAPRGPVVVLADSFTTYTEPEIGRAAVELLEHAGWAVQLESGGCCGRAALSKGLLDEASDRACRLVHRITETTPPEAPVTGCEPSCLMTLRDEHKALLPLDPAREAVTGRVRQLEELLTEAIDDGGLPLREDSWLSGRTLLFHGHCHQKAEVGTAATVALLRRIPGVEVTELDAGCCGMAGSFGFESEHYDVSMTVGEDRLFPAVRAASQDTVVVATGASCRQQIFHGTERNAWHPVQLVREALVADGG from the coding sequence ATGACCACGAGCACCGAGTCCACGGAGGCCGAGCGGGACGCGCTCGGCGGCGACCTCGCGCGGCGGCTGCGCGCCGACCTCGACGGCGAGGTCCGCTTCGACGACTACAGCCGCCATCTGTTCGCCCGCGACGCCAGCATGTACGCCATCACCCCCCTGGGAGTGGTCTTCCCCCGGCACGCCGAGGACGTGCAGGCGGTCGTCGCGGCCGCGGCCGAGTACGGCGTCTCCGTCGTGCCGCGCGGCGCCGGGACCAGCCTCGCGGGACAGACCACGGGACCGGGCATCGTCCTCGACCTGTCCCGCCACCTGCGCCGCATCATCGCTCTCGAACCGGACGGCCGCACCGCGCTGGTCGAGGCGGGCGTCGTCCAGGACCAGTTGAACCGCGCCGCCGCACCGCACGGCCTGATGTTCGGCCCCGACACCTCCACCAGCAACCGCGCCACGATCGGCGGCATGATCGGCAACAACTCGGCGGGCAGCGGCTCGCTGCGGTACGGCATGACCATCGACCACGTCCGCGCCCTCGACGTGGTGCTCTCCGACGCGAGCACCGCCCACCTCGCGCCCCTCACCGCGCACGAGCACGCCGACCGGGCCCGTGGCACCGGCCTGGACGGCCGCGTCCACCGCGAACTGCCCGCGCTCCTCGCGTCGAACGCCGACGCCATCGCAGCCGGTTTCCCCGGCCACTGGCGGCGGGCCGGCGGCTACCGCCTCGACCGGCTGGCCCGCGAGGACACCCCGTTCGACCTGGCGAAGTTCGTCGTCGGCTCGGAGGGCACGCTCGCCATCGGCATCCGCGCCCTGGTCGACCTCGTGCCGAAACCGACGCGCACCGCGTTCGCCGTCGGCCACTTCACCTCCGTGGCCGGTGCCATCGAGGCCACCCAGGACGCCCTCGCCTGCGACCCGGCCGCCGTCGAGCTGATGGACCGCACCATCCTCGACCTGTCCCGCCAGAAGATCGAGTACGCCTCGTTGGCCACCGTCCTCGAAGGCGACCCGGACGCCCTCCTCTTCGTGTCGTTCACCGGCGACGACGAACGCGAACTCCTCGCGAGCGTCCAGCGGTTGACGAAGCTGTGGCGGCGGCACGGGCACGGCTACCACACGCTCGCGGCCGTCACCCCCGCCGACCAGGCCGCCCTGCTCAAGGTCCGCAAGTCCAGCCTCGGCCTGCTGATGGCGGCGAGCGAGGGCACCCGCAGGCCGCTGGCGTTCATCGAGGACACCGCCGTCGACCCCGTCCACCTGTCCGCGTACACCGCGAGGCTGAAGAAGGTCCTCGACCGGCACGGCCTCACCGCCGGGTTCTACGGCCACTGCTCCGTGGGCTGTCTGCACATCCGCCCGTTCCTCGACGTGGCCGACCCCGCGCAGCGGCAGACCATGCGCGCGGTGGCCGAGGAGATCAAGGACCTGGTCACCGAGTACGGTGGCGTCAACTCCAGCGAGCACGGCGACGGCCTCGCCCGCAGCGAGTTCAACCGCGCGCTCTTCGGCGACGACCTGTACGAGGCGATGCGCGCGGTCAAGGGACTCTTCGACCCGGACAACCGGCTGAACCCCGGCAAGATCGTCGACGCGCCCGCGATGACCGACCACCTGCGCGACGCCGCGCTGCCGCCCGCGCCCGGACTGCGCACCCGGCTCGACTTCGAGGTCGCGGGCGGCATGCGGGCCGCGGCCGACCGCTGCATGAACATCGGGCTGTGCCGCAAGAGCGACGTCGGCGCGATGTGTCCCTCGTACATGGCCACGCGCAACGAGGAGGACTCCACCCGCGGCCGCGCGGGCGCCCTCGTCAAGGCCCTGTCCGCCCCCGACCCGCACCGGGCGCTCGGCGACGAACGCCTGCACGAGGTCCTCGACCTGTGCCTGATGTGCAAGGCCTGCAAGAGCGAGTGCCCCCTGGGCGTCGACATGGCGTCCTTGAAGGCGGAGGCCCTCGCTCACCACCACGACGAGCACGGGACCCCGCTGCGCTCCCGGATCTTCGGCGCCATCCGGCTGCTCAACCGCCTCGGCTCGGCCACCGCCCCCGTGTCCAACCTGCCCGGCCGCATCCCCCTGCTGCGCCGCCTGCTGCACCGCACGGTCGGGATCACCCCGCACCGACCGCTGCCCCGCTACACCCGCCGCAACCTGGTGCGCTGGTTCACCCGCCGCCCTGCCGCCGTCGCCTCGGCACCCCGGGGCCCGGTCGTCGTGCTCGCCGACTCCTTCACCACGTACACCGAACCGGAGATCGGCCGGGCCGCCGTCGAACTCCTCGAACACGCGGGCTGGGCCGTGCAGTTGGAGAGCGGTGGCTGCTGCGGCCGCGCCGCCCTGTCCAAGGGGCTCCTGGACGAGGCGAGCGACAGGGCCTGCCGGCTCGTCCACCGCATCACGGAGACCACGCCCCCCGAGGCGCCCGTCACCGGCTGCGAGCCGTCCTGCCTGATGACGCTGCGCGACGAGCACAAGGCCCTGCTGCCGCTCGACCCGGCGCGCGAGGCCGTGACCGGCCGCGTCCGCCAGCTGGAGGAACTCCTCACCGAGGCCATCGACGACGGCGGCCTCCCCCTGCGCGAGGACTCCTGGCTCAGCGGCCGCACCCTGCTCTTCCACGGCCACTGCCACCAGAAGGCGGAGGTCGGCACGGCGGCGACCGTCGCCCTGCTGCGCCGCATCCCCGGCGTCGAGGTCACCGAGCTCGACGCGGGCTGCTGCGGCATGGCCGGTTCCTTCGGCTTCGAGTCCGAGCACTACGACGTGTCGATGACCGTGGGGGAGGACCGGCTGTTCCCCGCGGTGCGGGCCGCGTCGCAGGACACCGTGGTGGTCGCCACGGGCGCCTCGTGCCGCCAGCAGATCTTCCACGGCACGGAACGGAACGCGTGGCATCCGGTGCAGTTGGTGCGGGAGGCGCTGGTGGCTGACGGGGGCTGA
- a CDS encoding MarR family winged helix-turn-helix transcriptional regulator, which translates to MARDQQAGRAPDTAGDADGGDGADDAARADGKGGADGGARADGGARAPDDTARAHTAQGIAEAWERERPGTPVSSIRILTPIWQLAKLFGDDRRRVLARAGVDAATLDLLSVLRRSGPPYTLSTRELGQRSLVTAGAVSQRVARAEQEGLVTRSPARGRSRTVLVALTRAGHDLVEATVDQVLHRDAELIAGLTPDQQAQLTDLLEGLLSDVQRRLGEDWIGHVGQP; encoded by the coding sequence ATGGCAAGGGATCAACAGGCGGGACGGGCCCCCGATACCGCGGGCGACGCGGACGGCGGGGATGGCGCGGACGACGCTGCCCGCGCGGACGGCAAAGGTGGCGCGGACGGCGGGGCTCGCGCGGACGGCGGGGCTCGCGCGCCGGACGACACCGCGAGGGCGCACACCGCCCAGGGCATCGCCGAGGCCTGGGAGCGCGAGCGGCCCGGTACGCCGGTCTCCTCGATCCGGATCCTCACGCCCATCTGGCAGTTGGCGAAGCTGTTCGGCGACGACCGGCGCCGGGTCCTGGCCCGCGCGGGCGTGGACGCCGCGACCCTGGACCTGCTCAGCGTGCTGCGGCGCAGCGGGCCCCCGTACACGCTCAGCACCCGTGAGCTGGGGCAGCGTTCGCTGGTCACCGCGGGGGCCGTGTCGCAGCGGGTGGCCCGCGCGGAGCAGGAGGGCCTGGTGACCCGGAGCCCCGCCCGCGGCCGCTCCCGCACGGTCCTCGTCGCCCTGACCCGGGCCGGACACGACCTGGTCGAGGCGACCGTCGACCAGGTCCTACACCGCGACGCCGAGTTGATCGCGGGCCTCACGCCCGATCAACAGGCCCAGCTCACGGACCTCCTGGAGGGCCTGCTCAGCGACGTGCAGCGACGGCTCGGCGAGGACTGGATCGGCCACGTCGGACAGCCGTGA
- a CDS encoding SDR family NAD(P)-dependent oxidoreductase yields the protein MARTILVTGGGTGIGRAIALHFAAAGDDVTVTGRRPGPLAELAAEAEVQSAVCDHTDPAALTRLLDELPERIDVLVNNAGGNTTLDADGKEDLASYARDFRANLDANLVGAALTTKALEDRLADGGAVVHIGSIAAEQAAGSYGAAKAGLANWNIDLAQRLGRRGVTANVVSPGYIADTEFFRDKLSDERREQLVAATATGRAGVPADIAGTVAFLASPAARHITGQVLHVNGGARATR from the coding sequence ATGGCACGCACCATCCTGGTCACCGGAGGCGGCACGGGCATCGGCCGGGCGATCGCGCTGCACTTCGCGGCGGCGGGCGACGACGTCACCGTCACCGGGCGCCGCCCCGGCCCGCTCGCGGAGCTCGCGGCCGAGGCCGAAGTCCAGAGCGCGGTCTGCGACCACACCGATCCCGCCGCGCTCACCCGCCTCCTCGACGAGCTGCCCGAGCGGATCGACGTCCTGGTGAACAACGCGGGCGGCAACACCACGCTCGACGCCGACGGCAAGGAGGACCTCGCCTCGTACGCCCGTGACTTCCGCGCCAACCTCGACGCCAACCTGGTCGGCGCGGCCCTCACCACGAAGGCCCTGGAGGACCGGCTCGCGGACGGCGGAGCCGTCGTGCACATCGGCTCGATCGCCGCCGAGCAGGCGGCCGGTTCCTACGGCGCGGCCAAGGCGGGCCTGGCGAACTGGAACATCGACCTGGCGCAGCGGCTCGGCCGCCGCGGTGTCACGGCCAACGTCGTCTCGCCCGGCTACATCGCCGACACCGAGTTCTTCCGCGACAAGCTCTCGGACGAGCGGCGCGAGCAACTGGTGGCGGCCACCGCGACCGGCCGCGCCGGGGTGCCCGCCGACATCGCGGGCACCGTCGCCTTCCTCGCGTCCCCCGCGGCCCGCCACATCACGGGCCAGGTGCTGCACGTCAACGGCGGTGCGCGCGCCACGCGTTGA
- a CDS encoding TetR/AcrR family transcriptional regulator, translating to MRERHPRSGICEQWRDTLNKTGTDTGTGTTAAPDLKRAQGAVVTDGRRAKGERRRRALIEATVRVIARDGAAGVTHRTVAREAGLPTTATTYYFSSIDALLTAALTQCMEEDSARIEALVGAPDDGVDKRRSLALLMARTLEPPGHLLAEFELCLLAVRRPEQRAATRRWKEALAAFARACTDDPLRVKLFTHAYDGLLLQALLDDEPTTADAFEELLRELLPDPAPGGTA from the coding sequence GTGCGCGAGCGACATCCGCGCAGCGGCATCTGTGAGCAGTGGAGAGACACCCTGAACAAGACGGGCACCGACACCGGTACAGGAACGACGGCCGCGCCGGACCTCAAGCGGGCGCAAGGGGCGGTCGTCACGGACGGCCGCCGCGCCAAGGGCGAGCGCCGTCGGCGGGCGCTGATCGAGGCGACCGTGCGCGTCATCGCGCGCGACGGAGCCGCCGGGGTCACGCATCGCACGGTGGCCCGTGAGGCGGGGCTGCCGACGACCGCGACGACGTACTACTTCAGCAGCATCGACGCGCTCCTCACCGCCGCGCTGACCCAGTGCATGGAGGAGGACTCCGCGCGCATCGAGGCGCTGGTCGGGGCGCCGGACGACGGCGTGGACAAGCGTCGGTCCCTGGCGCTGCTGATGGCGCGGACCCTGGAGCCGCCAGGGCATCTGCTCGCCGAGTTCGAGCTGTGCCTGCTCGCGGTGCGCCGCCCGGAGCAGCGTGCCGCGACCCGCCGCTGGAAGGAGGCCCTGGCCGCCTTCGCCCGCGCGTGCACGGACGATCCGCTGCGCGTCAAGTTGTTCACGCACGCCTACGACGGGCTGCTCCTCCAGGCCCTGCTCGACGACGAGCCGACCACGGCGGACGCGTTCGAGGAACTGCTGCGGGAGCTGCTGCCGGACCCGGCACCGGGCGGGACCGCCTAG